The genomic region CCCCAGTGGCGACCAGGAAGGAGGGTCTGTGAGTCTGGAGATTAATAAACAGCCACCAGCATGTCGGTATAAACCAGTGGTAATTCATACTTTTGCCTAAGGGTGAGACTTAAAGTAGCGATTCAGTTTtctccctttcaggaattatgtttgatattttttttagaaatctgtaaacaGTGATGGTCATACCCTTTAATGTGTGATATGACTTAGGCAATACTAAATTCTTTTTGCTAAACTCGCCCCCCGTCCCGTAGATCCCCAAGCAAGTAGAATTACACgccgctcagcattagccaatagcattagacatACACTTACGTAGAGACGTGTGCGGGTTTGCATTAATccctagactgatgcagagttggcaaaGTTTCTTATGGACAAGTAAGTCAGTAAgtaggtaaaaaaataaaatttgtgtgtgtatatatatatatatatatatatatatatatatatatatatatatatacgatgtgtgtgtgtgtgtgtttatcaatAAACAGCATAACGTGAGGATAATaacaattgtaaaacaatgtgttttagcgatGTTGGCCGGCTAGAGGTGCACGTTCACGAACAAAGGCGCTTCTGTCGGCCATAATTAAGGAGGTGATAAGCCCGGCTTAAGTGCTAAacatttgtcagccactagatggtgctgtcTGATAAATAAGTGCTCCAGTTTGTAgctttaattagctgattagagtgtgacactttaagCCTTGAATATTGATACTTTTCACAATATTGTACATTTCTGAGATTTTTAATGTGTGGAGTCGtcttcatcacaattataacaaaggcTTAAATGATCTGGATTAGCATAACAAGTCTATCTCCTATTTTAGCTTCACCTCTTATGTTGCATTACAGGAGTAAAGGTTTCACCTGGTAGCATGGCTTAATTTGTTTTATTCATCTTCACATTTTTCCTATTTCATGTCTTTAAACTCAGTGATGGGTAATGACGTAAACTGagatcattgtttatttttctcagaagttgacttttattttggaaatgctTCGTGGCGTATCTGGATCCTTCTTCTCTGAAATGTGGCAATATAAAAAAATTCAGTAACTGAAGATGAAACTTTTGACTTTCCTAATAAAAATTCAGCCTCTGAACTAAACATCAAATCCAAACTTGCCCCAACCGTGAGAATGAAACATTCCTAAACTGAAGCCATTTTGACTTGCTCAACTCGGGAGTGTTTGTTCTGTGGTTTCTCTCCATTCTGCCGGATTCTGCCAAACTCAAACTTGCTGCACAGTTCTGGCAGCTTTAGGCCTCCTGTGTCCACCTGGATACGGTTACTGTTGACCAGTGAAGTTACTGTTTATGCACTGTTGGGTCTACTTTCCAGCTCGTTGTCAGTGAACGACTTTCTGCAAATGTTTCCTCCCGTAGGTTGGGCGATCAGTTCTATAAGGAGGCCATTGAGCAGTGCCGCAGCTACAATGCCCGCCTTTGTGCCGAACGCAGCGTCCGCCTGCCGTTCCTGGACTCGCAGACCGGTGTTGCCCAGAACAATTGCTACATCTGGATGGAACGCCACCAACGCAGTCCCGGTATGAACACATCGAGACTCTCAGATGTGTGCAGAATGCACCGTGAGAAATTATTGTTTGGAAAATTTCATTTTTCAAGGACTTCAAGCTCTTATTTATACTGAGGATGCtgcctggagagagagagagagagagagagagagtgtgtgtgtgtgtgtgtgtgtgtgtgtgtgtgtgtgtgtgtgtgtgtgtgtgtgtgtgtgtgtgtgtgtgtgtgtgtgtgtgtgtgtgtgtaaattaaaAAAATTCAATCATTACATTACAGTGAGAAATTAAATTTTTAAGTAAAAATATATATAGAATTCATTTAACTTTCCCATGTAGATTTTTTATTGAGTATTTAGAATGGAAGACttttggttttttttatttttctatgatTTTTGATGTTCTAAACAAATTTTTCACGATGAACAGAATATTTAATCTCACCAACTGGGATTCTGGGAAATAGTTTCTTTAATTGCCACCATTTTTATTTATACTGCCACAATTATGCAACCATCCTTCACATCTTAGAAATGTGTTCTGTAGATCGTTTTACCACTTGTGGTGTCTAGAATGCCGTAAATCCTTTAAAAACAGTCGTTGCTTTATTGATATCATCATGATTTAGGAGATTAAATTGTATTTGCATGTTTAATTCTCCAGGTGTTGCCGCTGGACAGATGTACACGTACCCCGCCcgctgctggaggaagaagagacgGCTGCACAACACCACCGACCCCCGTCTGGGCATCTACGGCCTTCAGCTCGGTAAGAGGCTGCAGCCACCTGTCTGTCTGCTTCTCGAGTCTCCTCTGAGCCTCCGACCTCCTTCAGCTCATACGATTACCGCTGGTGAGCTGGAATCATCTGGCCAAAAGCACATTACTCCTCCTCAGCGTGCGGAGTGCAGCGGAGCAGGCTGCCAGATATTTTTCAGAAGATGAAATGTGGCTGTGTCCTCCCCGGCTGGTAAACTTGTTTTGTGCGAAGTAGAACATGTAATTAGATTTAGCGCTGCTGGGAGCAGCGAGACAGAGGTCGGCCACAACAGACAGTATTTAATAAATGTTATGGAATGAAGTTTGGCCTTCTCTGGCTCACTCGACACATTTAGTCCTCCTGCTATATTCCCACTTACTTACCAACTCCCTTGTTGATCGGTTCGGTCTCGTTTCTCTCTGACGACGCTTTCACCTCAGCGCTCCTCCACCAGTCAGCCTGTGGTTGTTGTGACCAGTGCCTAGAGGCTCGTGTAACGGGTCCAGTCTGTGTCCATTCCTTTCATACCCACTGGGATGTTACTCTATCCTAAAGATTGAACACGACAAAAGAGCGAATTCCCTGCAGAAACTGAAAGATGCCCTTTTAGTTTCTGCGAAATGCTTTAAAAATGAGACAGAAATCTTAAGAGAATCAAGAATTTAGTTTTTGTACGTTTTCTGGAAAGTGAGAAAGAGAAGAACAAGATCGAGCTCATAAGCCAAGCCTTTGTTTCCCAAACAAATCCCATTGTAGCCTATTGTTTTCTTCAGTGCTCAGACTAGCtacgacacccccccccccaccaccaccgccGCCCCGCTGTCCCTTCCTCTCTCCAACAACAGCAGCTCGTGTGTGCTGTCTGCATGTGCCCAGCGGAGGTGAAACGCGCCCTGATCTAACCTGTCGTCTCCTCGCTGGAGCACGTAGCGCGGCGGGCCAGAGGTGGTGGGCACTAGGCAGCGAGCAGCCTGGGTCTGTGTCGCCGCCTAACCGATGGTGTGCTAGAGACACTGGGGCTGCATGCAGAATCAGTGCCCTGCTGCAGGCTGCTGCTGGCTCTATTTTTAGCCCCCCAGCTCCCTTGGGTTTGGATGAAGGGAGggatagggtgtgtgtgtgtgtgtgtgtgggtggggggtctCGTCGTGAAGAGTTGAAAGTCAGCGTGTGCAGACACAATGGTGAGGGGCTGCCGCCACGTGGTTTGAGGAGCAGATCGTATCTGCTTTCTTCACTCCTACCTTTTGTGTCTGCCTCTTTCTCTTGCAGCCCTCCATTGTTTCAAAACATTCTGCAAGAGCCTCCCTCGTGCTTGAGCATGCAGTTTTTACACAGAAAGCTCGAGCTTTTGAAGTGGCTGCTCTCGAAAGATCCACAAAGCAGCTGGAAGATCACGAAGCTCGCTTTGGAGGAGAGGGCGACTAGGATGTGTAGATCCTACTGATGTTGCAGCTTTTGTTTGCTCTGCTTTGCCTGCTCAACCTGCTCACCTCCTACTCTGTTTGTTCAGATTTTCGCTGTAGGAGGAAATATCTGCATGTGTTCAGGTTAAAGTGATAAGAACGTTGTGTAGAAGAGATTCCTGCAGACTGAGTCGGCTGAATGTGCTTACAGAGATTTGCTGTCAAAAGCTCGGTGACGGGATCTTCTCTTACagaatgaaaacattttttttccccTCTCTGTGAAGcggtataataaaaaaaaaggttttcttgaAAAACACATTGTGCAACAAATCTCCACacgtttatttatgtttttattttgaaacaaagaTTGAAGTCTGTTATGATTTAAATGATGCTTGTTTCTCTCTGTGCAGACGGTGGCCTCATGTCCAGGAACGGGTTGCCCACCCAGAGCACTACGCTAGAGGCTCTGCTGCGAGGAGAAGGTTTGGACAAGCGGAAAAGCTCCAAAAACGACGAGGAGAGCCTGCTGGAGATCCAGGTGTGTTCAGTTACACGCTGCGTGAAGGCTGGTGCGCGCGGAGCATCgggaaaaatgtttaaaatgcaaaCGTTCCCCCAGCAGCTTGAGCTCCCTGGCGCTCAAAACTTGCCAAGTTTTTCCTACTAGCCTGCAGGGCTTGTTAGCTGAATGATTTAATGTTTTATTAGAGAAGTGGACTGCTTCATGACTGGGGATTTTTATTTAGAACACATATATGAAATGTTTTTTATATAATTGGTTTAGAGTCTAATCTTATCGGAACATTGCACGTTCCAGATAACTCCTGTAGAAACAGGAATCAGCAATTCCACAAAagtctgcaaatgcattgatttttcagaaattgtttttggtttttatttttgcatAAAATTGGGCTTTAATTCTAACCGTCTGTATCAGAGGGTTCTGGAGGCAGATGCAGCAGAAGACGCTTTTAACGACGACGACGATTACGAGGTGGACATTCCCAAGAGGAGACATCGAGGAAAGGGAAGAGTAAGTGACGGGAGGAAGAAAAACTGTCATCACACCTAACTTGGTGGGATTTTTCCATGTGTCGTTTTCTGTTTCTCTCTACAGGGTCGAGGTTCAGGCCGCAGGAGGGCAGACCTGGATGATGATAAGCCATACATCTGTGACAGTAAGTCTTCAACAGGAGCTTCTGTTTTATGGTTTTATTATTCAGTAATGTTATAAAATGGCGTTTGTAGACGTGATGACACCCACAGGAGATGTTTTTCCTGATAAATACAGTTAATGCTAGCACTGTCAGACACGTGGAACTCGCTAGTCGGTGTGTTTTCTGACCTGAACCACTGAGTGAATGAAACCAGGTGAAATAGTGACACGGTCACCTCAGCTGCTCCTGGACGTGCAAGTTTTATGTGGAAAATCCAATCCAGAGGGTATTGGATTCTCCTGCAGTTGTTTGCAGCCCTACTTGGATGACACATTTTCATTTTTGATTCTTTATTTCAGACAGATACAAACCGAAGCAGAACGCCAAGCCTTTGACTGCAGGTACTTCAGTTAGTTTGCTCCTTTGTTCTGTTTTAGTAAATAATTAATTTAGTGGTTTATTTCTCTCACGGGTATAACTGTACTCTAAAGTGCTTTCGTCTGTTTTCTTATGGGTTTAAATAGGGGTACACCGATCTATCAACCTcgatatctatttatttatttattttttcaagatTGGTGATCAGCCAAAAACTGCAATATTGTTAAAGGAAATCGTTGCTATAGAATAATTGTTTTTGGACAAGTGTAGCAAAACGGGTTCAAAAGCTTTGTTTTCAAAGTTGGATAAATGAAAGTCTAAAGGAACAAATAAGATTTTGGAGTCCAAACAGCAATGCTAAAAACGTTCATTTATATTTGAGAACATGACCTCATGTCCAGTTGAAACTGTTATTGTCGCATGAGTATTCATATTGGTTTTGTCAATAAAAGGAAATTGAAACATTGACGTAATCTGCTTTTAGTTCAGACAAAACTGGTATCAGCAGAAATCTGTATAGGCAAGTAAGATTTTTTTAAAGATCGGTGATTGGCCAAAaactagcctcaagggcaatatgccgatgatcacttgtaagtcgctttggacaaaagcgtctgctaaatacaaaaacataaacataaaaattgcAATCGGTGCACCCCAAGTTTTAAATAAAGATATTTCAA from Nothobranchius furzeri strain GRZ-AD chromosome 18, NfurGRZ-RIMD1, whole genome shotgun sequence harbors:
- the LOC107392430 gene encoding zinc finger protein DPF3 isoform X1, with the translated sequence MAAVIQNPLKALGDQFYKEAIEQCRSYNARLCAERSVRLPFLDSQTGVAQNNCYIWMERHQRSPGVAAGQMYTYPARCWRKKRRLHNTTDPRLGIYGLQLDGGLMSRNGLPTQSTTLEALLRGEGLDKRKSSKNDEESLLEIQRVLEADAAEDAFNDDDDYEVDIPKRRHRGKGRGRGSGRRRADLDDDKPYICDNRYKPKQNAKPLTAVCTKRYRNRPGLSYHYTHSHLAEEGRAGERSTVTSRSPAAPQTDRHKRPKSSGGTSIPNNYCNKCSNRKTGKSGSPCSACQCTTDRGEEKEDGTLTGAEELFGTTSESDTSTFHGFEDDELEDPAANGNGIPIRHR
- the LOC107392430 gene encoding zinc finger protein DPF3 isoform X2; translation: MAAVIQNPLKALGDQFYKEAIEQCRSYNARLCAERSVRLPFLDSQTGVAQNNCYIWMERHQRSPGVAAGQMYTYPARCWRKKRRLHNTTDPRLGIYGLQLDGGLMSRNGLPTQSTTLEALLRGEGLDKRKSSKNDEESLLEIQRVLEADAAEDAFNDDDDYEVDIPKRRHRGKGRGRGSGRRRADLDDDKPYICDNRYKPKQNAKPLTAVCTKRYRNRPGLSYHYTHSHLAEEGRAGERSTVTSRSPAAPQTDRHKRPKSSGGTSIPNNYCNKCSNRKTGKSGSPCSACQCTSN